cagaacacaatgtCACACACCGTTACCAACCATGACCTGTGTCATCTTTATAAGACATTCAACCAATGCAAACTCTGTTGTCTATAAAAACAGTCATAAATGAAAAACCAACAAGTAGATTTCTAGATACTTGCTTAGATTagatttcctctctctctctctctctctctctctctctctctctctcttctctctttctttctttctttctttctttctttctctctctctctctctccccatctcaggCGTTTAATGACAGGATGGAGTGTCAGAAGCTGCTGGAGGTTCAGGGGCAAGGGAAGTCTAGCCGCCATAAGAATCGAGTGACGCTCATGTTCAAGGCCTCGGAGGCCAACCTGGACAGGACAGCCTTACTCATAGCCAACAACCCCCTGCCTGACCTCCATAACCTGAAGGAGGGTGACAGCCCCACCAAATACCTGGCAGGCAACCCCCCCGACCCCGCCAAGGTAAGAGgtcatttaaaaataataatgtgatGTTGAGCAAAACCCCCAAGCCTGACTGATCATAAACCAAGAGTAATGTGGAAATCTTGAATATTGAATGCTCTTAAATTGATCAATTGGCTGTTCCCTCAGAGGCTTGAAGCCATTCGGGGTCGTCAGAGTGGTTTGCCTCCTCTGAAACATCCTCTTAAATTGCCATCTGGGATGAGAAGAGATGGCAGCAAGCGGAGCAGCAGGTGGGTGTGCTGGGAAAGAGTTGAGTGGTCTTGAGTTGTTGTCACAAATCATTTGAAACATCATATTTCTCTCCATTACCATGTATAGTTAGGGATGTTGATGAATGGCAGTACTTTGTGGTCCCACAGAGCTCCATCATGGGGGCAAACAAGTCTCTGTGTGCAGTTCTCTGAGGATAGGTCATCGTTTTCAGACAGGGACAACTGGCAAGAAGGTATTTCATTgtattgcagagctggctacaatttcaatttcatccccctgaaaaaaTAGAACAAATTTT
The DNA window shown above is from Salmo trutta chromosome 8, fSalTru1.1, whole genome shotgun sequence and carries:
- the LOC115198874 gene encoding uncharacterized protein LOC115198874 isoform X2; translated protein: MQAKKALGNKAFLQPVNKDEIIAPKAREIYQKAKVLDSKEIWNILREESESKLAIMETAIGGPSVIKAFNDRMECQKLLEVQGQGKSSRHKNRVTLMFKASEANLDRTALLIANNPLPDLHNLKEGDSPTKYLAGNPPDPAKRLEAIRGRQSGLPPLKHPLKLPSGMRRDGSKRSSRAPSWGQTSLCVQFSEDRSSFSDRDNWQEGTALDLTQSTEVKDQCSELCEPLTLSALLETAVTVTAPGQGAFRYGQTAYWNVTNSCELPP
- the LOC115198874 gene encoding uncharacterized protein LOC115198874 isoform X1; protein product: MVHALIYRALGNKAFLQPVNKDEIIAPKAREIYQKAKVLDSKEIWNILREESESKLAIMETAIGGPSVIKAFNDRMECQKLLEVQGQGKSSRHKNRVTLMFKASEANLDRTALLIANNPLPDLHNLKEGDSPTKYLAGNPPDPAKRLEAIRGRQSGLPPLKHPLKLPSGMRRDGSKRSSRAPSWGQTSLCVQFSEDRSSFSDRDNWQEGTALDLTQSTEVKDQCSELCEPLTLSALLETAVTVTAPGQGAFRYGQTAYWNVTNSCELPP